The following proteins are co-located in the Desulfocurvus vexinensis DSM 17965 genome:
- a CDS encoding IclR family transcriptional regulator — protein sequence MTQDDDRQREDSLFVASLGRAIRVLEAFDRGPRSLGLAELTELTGLNRSAVQRFLHTWEQLGYLAKDPATRRFSLTPRVMALGYSYLKGNRLVEVATPYLLEARTRTGNSVYLGVLYDTEIIYLVRLPQRFLLFESTLPGRRIPAFCGARAILSRLPGPRVADILARSAHEAITPYTVIDPARNRALIERTRELGYCVSVQEFLMGEIAVSAPVVDARGEPLAAVYISAKYAEWSEERAERELAPIALETAGAIGAQF from the coding sequence ATGACACAAGACGACGACAGGCAACGCGAGGATTCGCTGTTCGTGGCCTCCCTGGGCCGGGCCATCCGCGTGCTGGAGGCCTTCGACCGGGGGCCGCGCAGCCTGGGCCTGGCGGAGCTGACCGAGCTGACGGGCCTGAACCGCAGCGCGGTGCAGCGCTTCCTGCACACCTGGGAGCAGCTGGGCTACCTCGCCAAGGACCCGGCCACCCGCCGCTTCTCCCTGACCCCGCGCGTCATGGCCCTGGGCTACAGCTACCTCAAGGGCAACCGCCTGGTGGAGGTGGCCACGCCCTACCTGCTGGAGGCCCGCACGCGCACGGGCAACTCCGTGTACCTCGGCGTGCTCTACGACACCGAGATCATCTACCTGGTGCGCCTGCCCCAGCGCTTTTTGCTCTTCGAGAGCACCCTGCCCGGGCGGCGCATCCCGGCCTTCTGCGGGGCCCGGGCCATCCTTTCGCGCCTGCCCGGCCCCCGGGTGGCCGACATCCTGGCCCGCTCGGCCCACGAGGCCATCACCCCCTATACGGTCATCGACCCGGCACGCAACCGCGCGCTCATCGAGCGCACCCGCGAGCTGGGCTACTGCGTGTCGGTGCAGGAATTCCTGATGGGCGAGATCGCCGTGTCCGCCCCGGTGGTGGATGCGCGGGGCGAACCCCTGGCCGCCGTGTACATCAGCGCCAAGTACGCCGAGTGGAGCGAGGAGCGCGC
- the dctP gene encoding TRAP transporter substrate-binding protein DctP: MKRIALICLLVLAIPAAALAATSVKMSYNGPPDDNDNAVHYFATHFKTLVEEATGGALDIQLFPNSQLGNEEQRMEQTMSGPVINVASYGGIETVLPEMFATNIPFLFDSYKAAHIFFDGGPFMDKIRATMRERTGIELLAVVEEGGFIAFTCTKPIHSPADFKGLTFRAMDASQVAMYEAFGAAGTPIPWTEVYLALKTGVAHGQMNPPTYIIMGSLYEVQQHLTLANVQYSDQFLLINAALIDSLTPEQQKAVREAAHKANVMTREFVESQEDQRVEFLASKGMTVYTPTDAEMAQFKELGSPSYMNWLKAQVAQEWIDLALAEAAKANAEAK, translated from the coding sequence ATGAAACGCATCGCCCTGATCTGCCTTCTCGTCCTGGCCATTCCCGCCGCGGCGCTGGCCGCCACGTCCGTGAAGATGAGCTACAACGGCCCGCCGGACGACAACGACAACGCCGTGCACTACTTCGCCACCCACTTCAAGACCCTGGTGGAAGAGGCCACCGGCGGGGCGCTGGACATCCAGCTCTTCCCCAACAGCCAACTGGGCAACGAAGAGCAGCGCATGGAACAGACCATGAGCGGCCCGGTGATCAACGTGGCCTCCTACGGCGGCATCGAGACCGTGCTGCCCGAGATGTTCGCCACCAACATCCCCTTCCTGTTCGACAGCTACAAGGCCGCGCACATCTTCTTCGACGGCGGCCCGTTCATGGACAAGATCCGCGCCACCATGCGCGAGCGCACGGGCATCGAGCTGCTGGCGGTGGTCGAGGAGGGCGGCTTCATCGCCTTCACCTGCACCAAGCCCATCCACTCGCCCGCCGACTTCAAGGGCCTGACCTTCCGGGCCATGGACGCCAGCCAGGTGGCCATGTACGAGGCCTTCGGCGCCGCCGGAACGCCCATCCCCTGGACCGAGGTCTACCTCGCTCTGAAGACCGGCGTGGCCCACGGCCAGATGAACCCCCCGACCTACATCATCATGGGCAGCCTCTACGAGGTCCAGCAGCACCTGACCCTGGCCAACGTGCAGTACTCCGACCAGTTCCTGCTCATCAACGCCGCCCTGATCGACTCCCTGACCCCCGAGCAGCAAAAGGCCGTGCGCGAGGCCGCGCACAAGGCCAACGTCATGACCCGCGAGTTCGTGGAGTCCCAGGAGGACCAGCGCGTGGAGTTCCTGGCCTCCAAGGGCATGACCGTCTACACGCCCACCGACGCCGAGATGGCCCAGTTCAAGGAGCTCGGCAGCCCCTCGTACATGAACTGGCTCAAGGCCCAGGTGGCCCAGGAGTGGATCGACCTGGCCCTGGCCGAGGCCGCCAAGGCCAACGCCGAGGCCAAGTAG
- a CDS encoding TRAP transporter small permease: MSRLAQSCKTASDVLERLCLFGAGALLAINLATVMLGVFSRFFRPPMWTTDVAKITLVWMVMLAAAPALKRGEHMAITMLADRLPPGRRAVVVWLRGAVFVGLLVLMTVLGFQYAAKMQALTIMTLGITKTVPLLAVPVGMALMLVQFGLGLFSPAPGDGQGQGGTP, encoded by the coding sequence ATGAGCCGGCTGGCTCAATCGTGCAAAACGGCTTCTGACGTGCTGGAGCGCCTCTGCCTCTTCGGGGCGGGGGCGCTCCTCGCCATCAATCTGGCCACGGTCATGCTCGGGGTGTTCTCGCGCTTCTTCCGCCCGCCCATGTGGACCACCGACGTGGCCAAGATCACCCTGGTCTGGATGGTCATGCTCGCCGCCGCCCCGGCCCTCAAGCGCGGCGAGCACATGGCCATCACCATGCTGGCCGACCGGCTGCCCCCGGGGCGGCGGGCGGTGGTGGTCTGGCTGCGCGGGGCGGTGTTCGTCGGCCTGCTGGTGCTGATGACCGTGCTGGGCTTCCAGTACGCGGCCAAGATGCAGGCCCTGACCATCATGACCCTGGGCATCACCAAGACCGTGCCGCTTCTGGCCGTGCCCGTGGGCATGGCGCTCATGCTGGTGCAGTTCGGCCTGGGGCTGTTCAGCCCCGCCCCCGGCGACGGGCAGGGCCAGGGAGGTACGCCATGA
- a CDS encoding TRAP transporter large permease: MSLMLLAVFFIMLLTGLPLFTAMLATALAGFLHVGDLSQLRLMVQQFYGGMEPFSLLAIPYFILAGELMGSAGLTARLLRFAEALVGHLKGGLGYVTVVASVIFAGVNGSAAADASAVGSIMIPAMKKGGYPGSYAAGLTAGSSLIGPIIPPSIFMILFGSMTKTNVGALFMAGVVPGLLLAGAFMVMHRISAARLNLPRVNTRFSGAQLLRAAGGATTALIAPAIIIGGILFGFMTPTESGAVASLYVLLVGLLWTRELTWAGVLRALSNTVRLTSVIFVVMGAATIVGWILAAEQVPQAIAPVILQYATTPTMVLLLISVIIFVVGMFMEEIAALVLLTPVFAPLAAAAGIDPLHFGIVMTLNITIALITPPMGACVYIVSSVGNVSLEKMFRHIWPFVLVALFCQLMLILVPSISLWLPRALGY, encoded by the coding sequence ATGAGCCTCATGCTGCTGGCGGTTTTCTTCATCATGCTGCTCACGGGGCTGCCGCTGTTCACGGCCATGCTGGCCACGGCCCTGGCGGGGTTCCTGCACGTGGGCGACCTCTCCCAGCTGCGGCTCATGGTCCAGCAGTTCTACGGCGGCATGGAGCCCTTCTCCCTGCTGGCCATCCCCTACTTCATCCTGGCGGGTGAGCTGATGGGCAGCGCGGGGCTCACGGCGCGGCTCTTGCGCTTCGCCGAGGCCCTGGTGGGGCACCTCAAGGGCGGGCTGGGCTACGTCACCGTGGTGGCCAGCGTCATCTTCGCCGGGGTCAACGGCTCGGCGGCGGCCGACGCCTCCGCCGTGGGCTCGATCATGATCCCGGCCATGAAAAAGGGCGGCTACCCCGGCTCCTACGCCGCCGGACTCACGGCAGGCAGCTCGCTCATCGGCCCGATCATCCCCCCGAGCATCTTCATGATCCTGTTCGGGTCCATGACCAAGACCAACGTGGGCGCGCTGTTCATGGCCGGGGTGGTCCCGGGGCTGCTGCTGGCCGGGGCCTTCATGGTCATGCACCGCATCAGCGCCGCGCGGCTGAACCTGCCGCGCGTGAACACGCGCTTTTCGGGCGCGCAGCTGCTGCGCGCCGCAGGCGGGGCGACCACGGCCCTCATCGCCCCGGCCATCATCATCGGCGGCATCCTGTTCGGCTTCATGACGCCCACCGAGTCCGGCGCCGTGGCCAGCCTGTACGTGCTGCTGGTCGGCCTGCTCTGGACGCGCGAGCTGACCTGGGCGGGCGTGCTGCGCGCCCTGTCCAACACCGTGCGCCTGACCAGCGTGATCTTCGTGGTCATGGGCGCGGCGACCATCGTGGGCTGGATCCTGGCCGCCGAGCAGGTGCCCCAGGCCATCGCCCCGGTGATCCTGCAATACGCCACCACGCCGACCATGGTCCTGCTGCTCATCAGCGTCATCATCTTCGTGGTGGGCATGTTCATGGAGGAGATCGCCGCCCTGGTGCTGCTGACCCCGGTCTTCGCGCCCCTGGCCGCCGCTGCGGGCATCGACCCGCTGCACTTCGGCATCGTGATGACGCTGAACATCACCATCGCGCTGATCACGCCGCCCATGGGCGCGTGCGTGTACATCGTCTCCTCGGTGGGCAACGTGTCCCTGGAGAAGATGTTCCGGCACATCTGGCCCTTCGTGCTCGTGGCCCTGTTCTGCCAGCTCATGCTGATCCTGGTGCCGTCCATCTCGCTGTGGCTGCCGCGCGCCCTGGGTTACTAG
- a CDS encoding M15 family metallopeptidase, producing the protein MIIPKDAPPIAPAPAPSWARVHQVPIRECGQPLVPLSLAPERILVRPAYYAAGIPGALPECHAREEVQKRLWAAQALLPPFLRLVILDAWRGVQVQTELYARCRAALARAHPGADAATLDELTGRFVALPSVEPGRPSPHVTGGAVDLALATVAGAPLWFGAAFDFPGPVSATRHFEELLEAGQPLDDQGREALTNRRLLHHVMTRAGFVNYHAEWWHFEYGTQRWALLEGRNEAVFGVAAPDLNPFATLAQGPPAP; encoded by the coding sequence GTGATTATCCCCAAGGACGCGCCGCCCATCGCGCCCGCCCCGGCCCCCTCGTGGGCCCGGGTGCACCAGGTGCCCATCCGCGAGTGCGGCCAGCCCCTGGTGCCCCTGTCCCTGGCGCCGGAGCGCATCCTCGTGCGCCCGGCCTACTACGCGGCGGGCATTCCCGGCGCGCTGCCCGAATGCCACGCCCGCGAGGAGGTCCAGAAGCGGCTGTGGGCCGCCCAGGCCCTGCTGCCGCCCTTCCTGCGGCTGGTGATCCTCGACGCCTGGCGCGGGGTGCAGGTGCAGACCGAGCTGTACGCCCGCTGCCGCGCGGCCCTGGCCCGGGCCCATCCGGGCGCCGACGCCGCCACCTTGGACGAGCTGACCGGGCGCTTCGTGGCCCTGCCCAGCGTGGAGCCCGGGCGGCCCTCGCCCCACGTCACGGGCGGCGCGGTGGACCTGGCCCTGGCCACCGTGGCAGGCGCGCCGCTGTGGTTCGGGGCGGCCTTCGACTTCCCCGGCCCGGTGTCCGCCACGCGGCACTTCGAGGAGCTTCTGGAAGCCGGGCAGCCCCTGGACGACCAGGGCCGCGAGGCCCTGACCAACCGCCGCCTGCTGCACCACGTCATGACCCGGGCCGGGTTCGTGAACTACCACGCCGAGTGGTGGCATTTCGAATACGGCACCCAGCGCTGGGCCCTGCTGGAAGGCCGGAACGAGGCCGTGTTCGGCGTGGCCGCGCCCGACCTGAACCCCTTCGCCACCCTGGCCCAGGGCCCGCCCGCGCCCTGA